The genomic segment GAAGAATTCAAACGGCAGGTATTGGTACCAAGGTTTGCGAACCGGCTGGAATACGGTGGCCGTCTCATAACCATCTTTGACCAAAGTGATTTCGCGCGTCCCGTAATACGTGAAATCAGTCGATACGGGCGTAAAGCCGATTTCCTTATCTTCCAAAAACACGCGGGCACCCGGCGGGTTGCTACGGATTGTCATCCGTCGATGTACACATCCGCTCAACACACAAGTGAGCAGCAATGCACACGTCAAGCAAGCCAACGGTCGTATCGGGGGAGAACTAGGCACGGTCGCCAAGATGTATGAGAAGCTAAGTGATCTGAGAGAGGATAGATCCCCGGACCGGGAATCGGTGCGGAAACATCCGCGGCGGATTCTAGCCGGATGCCCCAAACCTGCCAAGAGGTTTCACGCCCAGAATTGGCCCACACGTTTTAAGACGGAAAGATTTTAGTGTGATTTGACGGCGGCGGGGACAGGATACCCATCTCAATTGATCATGCCCCAAATGCGACCGCCGCCTCCGCCCCAACCGTGATACTAGCGGAACGGGTCGAATTGGATTCCCAGTTCCGCATAAAACGCTTTCAAGTCCACCAGTTCACTGCGAACGCGCTCACTCGGTTTAACAAATCTGACCGTATTGGGAGCAACCAGGGCGGCGAGTTGTTTGATGTCGTGCTCAAGGAGCAGGCCGAAACAAAACAACTCCGGTGATTCGGTGACTTGCCGGTTTTCCTCGACGACTTGTTGCAAGCTGCCGAGTGAATCATGGAGTTCGACACCACTGATAACCGAGTCGTTCAATGCAGCTGCTGCCAAGGCAACCACGCTTGTGCGATGTCCCACTGCAACCACTTTGACGCGGCGGACGTTGTCCTTAGCGGCCGTCCAACGTGCCACGGCGGCAACTTGCGACGCTTGAATTCCCAACGGTCTCTCCCCGACCGCTGAGACCAACAGCGCAAACAGATAGTCGCGATTTTTGATTTTCGATTCCCCAAAGAAAAATGGATCCACCGCAATCACACGGTTGTTCGCCGCTAACAGTTCCTCCACTTGCGGCGTCAATGAGCCGCGTCCTGCATCGCCGATGATAATCACCGTGCGTTGAGGCGTCCCGCGCACCAATTCCACTGCTGGAACGGTCCAAGCGTCGCCGATTTTGAACTGCCAAAAAGTGCCTTGTGTTGCGGCGACTTCCTGCTGCCCCACCGCTTCGGCCTGAACATCATACTTGGGAAACCGCAGGACTTGTCGCAGCCGTGCCCGCTTGGTCCGTTGCCATCCGGCAGCCGCCCCTGCAGAAGTGGGCAGTACGCTATCACGGGGAAGGGATTGCATTTCGGCGACGGCCAGTGCATGCAAATTCAGATTGTTGTCCGGTAGCGGGACCATCAACTCATCGGCCGATAACACTTCGTCTTCACAGGGAATTTCGTCGGCATCGTAGGCTGCATCATCCGGATAAAAATGCCGACCGAGAAACGCATACAACTGCTGCCGGTTGTCTAATTCATAATTATGCGTGCCGGGGTCGGTGTTGATGTGTGATTGCAGATTGTCAGGTTTACCATACAATTTGAAAATCGGTTCCGCTGCCTGCACGAGCGGCGGCAAGGCGTATCCCGCGCGGAAACAGCAATTGTCCTGATCGTTGTAGGTCAAAAGGGTCGGCCGCGGTGCCCGCATGGCGGTCAGCACCGAATAGTCCGCCGTCACCGCCAAGTCGACGGGAGTTTGCTCCGAGTCCCCCAGGTCCGACAGATAGCGCGCGCGGGTATGAAAACTCGAATACCCCGCGACAGGATCCGCCAAGGTCACCCGCTCATCGAGCGCGCTGATTTGAATCGTTTGACAACCACCCCCGGAAAGCCCCGTCACAGCCACCCGCTCAGGATCCGCATGCTCGTGCGACAAAAGAACGTCCAAAGCCCGTTTCATCGACAAATAAAACGCGCCATATCCACTGGTGCCGCACAGGTCGATTTGATTGAGCCGGTAATGCACGAAATTGTCGGTCCGCAACTGTCCCATGCCAAACCATTCGACATTCAATGCAATCATGCCCCGCTTGGCTTGGTTGATGCAGCGGATTTGTTTGTACGGTGCCGCTTTGCCATTGCCATCATGCCCGTTGACATTCATTATCACCGGCACGCGGCCTTCCAGGTTATCCGGCAGGTAGAGCAGGGCAGGGATCCACAGCCCCGGGACTGCCTCGTAGCGGAGTTTGCGTATCGAATATCCCGGCTCACCGTCGATCGTGTCGAAGTACTCCACTCCTAACTCCGCATCGCGCCACTGTGCGGCGCTACCCCGATAGATCACCTCCGCAAACGTCGCCTGCCGTTGCCGCTGAACGAACGCTTCCCACTCGGCGATTGTTTCCACCTCCGGCATGGGCATCACCCGCGCATCCGTGAATTCCATCACTTCGTCCTGGCTCAGCTCGGCGCCAATGATCGGTTTTGTCAACAGCGACTGCAGGCCAGGTTCATCCTCAGCCATCGCCGCACGGCTCAAAAGGATCAAACAAACCGAGAGAAATGTCGTATATCGAAGTACCATCACCACAACCTCATTCAGTGTCTCTACAGAAGGAATTCATCAAAGCGGTGTGTGCGCCCCCAAATCACCCCACACAGCCGAGTATAACCCGTTGCCTAGGCCATCGTCACGCAGGAACCGACTCCCGAGTGCGACAATCGCGGGAATTCTGTTTACACTGAAGGGACAGTTCGAAGGTCGAGAAGCCCGTGTACAACAATGCGTTATCGTGTCCAAGGTCGACGAGAGAC from the Symmachiella macrocystis genome contains:
- a CDS encoding PEGA domain-containing protein, producing the protein MTIRSNPPGARVFLEDKEIGFTPVSTDFTYYGTREITLVKDGYETATVFQPVRKPWYQYLPFEFFADNLSPAKINNRHEFNYQLEPLRIEPQDDILNRGWELRNAAQIPE
- a CDS encoding alpha/beta hydrolase family protein, which gives rise to MVLRYTTFLSVCLILLSRAAMAEDEPGLQSLLTKPIIGAELSQDEVMEFTDARVMPMPEVETIAEWEAFVQRQRQATFAEVIYRGSAAQWRDAELGVEYFDTIDGEPGYSIRKLRYEAVPGLWIPALLYLPDNLEGRVPVIMNVNGHDGNGKAAPYKQIRCINQAKRGMIALNVEWFGMGQLRTDNFVHYRLNQIDLCGTSGYGAFYLSMKRALDVLLSHEHADPERVAVTGLSGGGCQTIQISALDERVTLADPVAGYSSFHTRARYLSDLGDSEQTPVDLAVTADYSVLTAMRAPRPTLLTYNDQDNCCFRAGYALPPLVQAAEPIFKLYGKPDNLQSHINTDPGTHNYELDNRQQLYAFLGRHFYPDDAAYDADEIPCEDEVLSADELMVPLPDNNLNLHALAVAEMQSLPRDSVLPTSAGAAAGWQRTKRARLRQVLRFPKYDVQAEAVGQQEVAATQGTFWQFKIGDAWTVPAVELVRGTPQRTVIIIGDAGRGSLTPQVEELLAANNRVIAVDPFFFGESKIKNRDYLFALLVSAVGERPLGIQASQVAAVARWTAAKDNVRRVKVVAVGHRTSVVALAAAALNDSVISGVELHDSLGSLQQVVEENRQVTESPELFCFGLLLEHDIKQLAALVAPNTVRFVKPSERVRSELVDLKAFYAELGIQFDPFR